gtataaatgcatgtatataaatatgtcacTACGTAtgtgttttttgtgtgtgcatatatacatatatatagatgactgtgtatacacatatgacagggaagcctggtgtgctgcagtccatggggtcgcaaagagttggatacaactgagtgactgaacaacaacaaatagatcATCTATGTCTACCAAACAGGTAACTGAGATCTAGCGTCCTGTAATCACtcattcctttcctcctttcctccctccccagcaGCAGGCACTACACACTAAATTTGGTGTTTTTCATTCCCACTAATGTTTTCATATGAAAATATTGAGATTATAAAAGTATATAACTACCTgtaatgattaattttaaaaacacaaaattaaaaatccataaatgatatatatataggttttttaatctttatataaACTTTGCACCTAATGTTCTGCAGCCTTCTTTCTTAAtttaatgttttgtgtttttcccaTGTTAATTGCTATGTGATTCTCTGATTCATTTTCTCTGCTGAATATTTTCCAATGTATTTGTCCCTCCTCctatggacagacagacaggttATTTCCTTTATTTGCTGTGACAAACAAGGCTGCAGTGTGGTCTTCTTGACAAGGCTGCAGTGTGTGCCTGGAAGGGGATTTCTtttcagtcaatcctaaaggtaatcaaccctgcatatttactggaaggactgatgctgaagctccaatactctggccacctgatgcaaggaactgactcattggaaaagaccctgatgctgggagagatagaatgcaggaggagaagggggtgacagaggatgacatggttggatggcatcactgactcaatggacatgagtttgaacaaactgtgggagatagtgaaggacagggaagtttggcatgctgcagtccatggggtcgcaaagcgttggacatgactgagcaaccgaacaacttTAGGTCTTGGGCCAAACTGTTCCCTTTACCTGGAAGGGCCTCCTCCCTATCTCTACCTCTGAAAACCTCACTCATCCCTAAAGTCACTTCTCAGAGGCTGATTCCTTCTGTGCCCTTCCAATCCACTGGGTCAAAGCAAAACCCCTTCCGCCACCTGCAGTTTGTGTCACAAAGTGATGCCATCACATACTTGTCCTGGGGTGGTTTGGGTACTTCTCCTATATCCCTAGCAGGCCTTATGAACAAGCACTGTCTCACATGACCTTAAGTCCATTTCCTTCACTTAGAGCCTGGCACATATATCTGTCTGGAGTGAACCCTCAGTGAATGAACACGGAGTCCACCAagcttgttttccttcttttggtaCTAAGTACTGCTCtcagcgcttcccaggtggctaagtggtaaagaatccaccagccgatacaggatatgcaggttcaatctgggtcaggaggatcccctagagaaggaaatggcaactcactccagtattcttgcctgggaaatccaaaggacagaggagcctggcgggtcatagtccatggggtagcaaaagagttggacatgacttagtggctaaacaacaacaactgctcTCAGCGTGGGATGACACATATCTAATGACAACAGTCTGCTGTATTCCTGTGCCTTTCCCCACAAGGGCAAAGAGAAGCCTGTCTCTACCATCTACATGCTGCGTTGGGAGAAGCCGGGCACTCTCAGCTTGATAACCACCTGGGGGCAGATGCCTGTAGGCAGCTGTGCGTGCGCACTCGAGTgcactcagtcattcagtcaggtctgactctttgtgaccccatggaatgtagcccaccaggctcctccatctatggaattctccaggcaagaatactggagtgggttgccattccttctccaggggatcttcctgacccaaggatcaaacctgcactgcaggcagattctttaccactgaaccatcagggaagccctctgtagaCAGCTGCTTCTGCATAAAGATCAAGGGGAGAAATCTTCCTCCTCTTCAAAGCACCCAAGATATTACATTTATGCCAAAAATTTTGTAAGAATTTTgttcagggagttccctggtggcagtagttaggattccaggctttcattgccatggcccaagttcaatacctggttggagaactgagatcctgtaagccacatagggtggcaaaaaaaaaaaaaaagtattttgttcAGAACTTAAAGCAAACTGAAGGCAGATAAGATTGTTACCAAAATACAGGGTGGGGTTTAGCAGGGGTCAGTTTCTGAGCTCGGTGCTGTGCCTTTTCAGCCAACAGATGCTCATTGCCATCGTGTAGGCAGCAGGTCATACAAGATGTCTGCTCCTTTTTCCTTTACCAGGCCCCTGTGACCTTAGCAATGATCCTGCAACTTTAGGCTGGGGAGAGAGTCACAAACAGCAAGTGTGTTTTCAATGGCTGCTGGCGTGGCTTCAGAATCCTCAGCCAGGGCCAGGATTGTGGGGGTGAAGGTGCCGGTCCACCTGCAGACGTTCATCATCCCCTCATCCCTCCAAGTTCAGTGCAATGGAGATGAGGGCATGGTAACAGACTTCTTCCTGATTCCAAAGTAGAGATTCGTGCTCATTGTACTTCTCAGTTAGGCATGGGAAAGGTTAAAACAGGAGATGTGAAAAAATCAGTTCAAGAATCCAATGCTGCAagcctctttccattttttcagaAGTTCAAAGTAGTGACTTACATGATGGCAAGTTGATACCTGTGTATACCAGCCTCATAAATTAGTAATATAACATGTCCAGCTCACAGGACTTTTAGAAACAGCTCACTATTCCATGCCATATGACCTAccaaacagagaaaaacagaacaagTACTCTCAAGCTGGCCTGCTTCTATTTGGATTGACAGAAATGTCAGCTGAAGCTCTGAAAATCCAAGTCTTATGGAGTTTAAAGCTCAGAAAcaggctaaacaacaacatgcaAACTTAGGTGTAACTATAAAAAATCAAACTCCTGACTATTGTTTGTAGGTTATGGGGTTTGTAGAAAGGGCCAAGAACAACCAATTCTCTTTACTGTAATATAACCTCAAGTCTCAGATGACATCTGATTATAATCTGTGCAAACTGCTACCTGAGTGCCTGTTTTTCCAATTGAGTTGAAATGCGCATGTCCACAGTTTCTGCGTCAGCTGCGCACCCCGCCTCCCCGTGATTTTTACAGACACACACCAGGTGATCATCGCCTGGGTCTTGCCACACACCACCTGTGGGCCCTGGATGATTTAAACATCCATTGTATCACAGCTGAGAGACAGACAATGCCTTCCAGGCCTCGCTCAAATCTCATCTTCTTATGGAGGTGCAAATgaaaaaatgttgcctgccattcCAGTAAACAATGAATGCTGCCCACCATCAAGTGAAcagccactgcagctgccccCAACGGTGCATCCTGAGGGCAATTCAGGGTGGAGAGAACAGGTTTCTAGCCCTACAAAGTTTAAGATGCACatctaaggaataatttcaatgagtGCAAAGGGTCTTGTCTCTTCCCAAagatagaaaagcactaaaatcattaactcaaGATATCTATTTTCTGTGACTAACAGTAACCTTTGATGTTCAATCACATGTTATGTTTTCAGCAAGAACTCCTATATAGCCTGGCTCCAGGGAATCCCCCTTAGGGTCTTTCGAAAGCATTTGCTGAgtgctgtgctttttaaaaatttttttaaatttaaaatttttatgtgctgttattttttttaatttatttttaattagaggataattgctctacagtgttgttggtttctgctgtacaacaatgtgaatgagcCATCAGTATACATAGGTCCCCTCCCTCctacccacccccatcccatccctctaggttgtcacagagcaccaggtcgagctccctgtgtcacacagcaacttcccactcactagctagctattttatacacggtaatgtatgtttcagcgctgctctctcaattcgtcccgcCATCTCCTTCTTCCCCTGCTAGGCCCACAAGTCTGTTGTCCGTGTCTGCTATTTCTGAAGCAcctggaatttattttgtttttgacagCTCACAAGAAATCTGTAAGAAATAAGGAGGGAACCCTAGTACACAGAAAACTTAGTCATTAACTGGAATGAGGCATATTCAATGTCCATATGGTATCTCTGCTCAGCTATAACAAATATACCTCAAAATGAACACAACCAACCAAATGAACACAACCAACAGGTTTAGTCTCTTCCCTAAACCTATTTCTGTCCCATGTTCCTTGTTCCTGTTCAGTAAATAGCTTCACCAGGTGCTCAAGTCAGAAACCAGagatatattttttcctcatctCACTCCTCTTTATCTAGTTGCCAATAATTAttattgagggtaggaggagaatggggtgacagaggatgagatggttggatagcatcactgattcaatggatataagtgtgagcaaactctgcgagatagtgaaggacagggaagcccggtgtgctgcagtccataaagtCTCAACGAGTTGGACAAGacttcgtgactgaacaacaatgactcATATACGGAGCATTTATTCTATGCTGGGCACCATTCTAAGTTCTTTGCATATTATTAACTCACAATCACTACTTACCACTCTATGAAATGGGATCTGTTCTTTCTACCTGTTGTACAGATGACAAAAGAGGTTAAGAGTCCACCCAGTCAGGAAGTAGTGGAGCCAGAACCCAGAACCACGTAGGCTCACTTGAGAGGCCATGTCCGGAATGTCTGCACTATTCAGGAAATGATTTCTGTCTCAACTTCATTTattcaaagtgaaaaagtgaagtcgtgtccgactctttgcgacccatggaccgcagcctaccaggatcctccgtccatggggttttctttctttctttttttttcttacaaaagttTATTCTTAAATGTACAATAGGTTCCAAGACAACACTTCATTCTAGCTATAGGTGGCAACAGATATTACAGCAGGGAATCCAGGTGTTTAATCAGGAATGGAACTAAGGGTCATCATTGCCTCAGGCACAAGGAACAGTTTACTTTTTGCCAGATTTCTTAATTCCACCGGTGGCCAGGGGGCCTTTCCCCGCGGCCTTTGCTTTTAGCTCCTCAAGTTTCTTCTGCTcctccttctgcttctgcttGAATGCCTTATCTTCCTCGTCCATCTCCTTGGCTTGCTTCTTGGGCTGCTTCAGGGGCTTCTTCTTGCCACCTTTGCGGCCTGACACGGCGCCTGCCACCCCTTCCCCAGACCCTGCCACCGgaccgtccatggattttccaggcaagagtgctggagtggattgccatttccttctccaggggatcttcctgacctagggttcGAACCCGGGTATCCCGAatcgtaggcagacgctttaccatctgagccttctaaaatgctgctgctgctgctgctaagtcgctttagtagtgtccgactctgtgcgaccccatagacggcaacctaccaggctcccccgttctccaggcaagaacactggagtgggttgccattgccttctccttctaaaATGCATTAGTCCCTAAATGTGGAAGCAATAATTTTGATAATCAGAACTGTCCAGGTCCTTCATCTTCTGGATGCCAGTGGTCCTGATGCGGCTTGGGTAACGGAAGTACCGATGCTCAAGAAGATTGGACCATGTCTGCAGTGAACCTAGGGCTTTACTGGGAGGTTGTTCTTAAATAAAAGTTCTAACAGGACCTAATTTACTTGTgttttgatgtttttccttcaaaGTGGAATATGTCAGTAAGTATTAGTTTAACTGAAGACTTGATTAATCAAAGCTACATGGAAGCAGGTACACTGTCATTAATACCAACAAGGCACTTCCACTCTAAACACCATTAAGAAACAGACAACTCTTCCCTCTTGGAGGCTGTATTGATGTCGGAGGCAAAGTAAGCTGGAAAGCAGAAGGCCCAAATCCTCTCCTCAAATTAAATGAATCacatacttaaaaataaaccACAATCCTTCTGGCACTAGTAGCGCCATCTGTAAACTGAGAATGCTAAAGGCCAATGACTTGATATTTCTGaattaaagttgaaaaaaaaaaaaaaagaatgtcattaCAAGCCTAAGACAAGATAAATATGGGTCTAGAAAGTGTCACTTTCAAGTTTTAAGTTTACCCAGTATCTAATAACCAATTATATAAGCCCACCATCCAGTCAGCATTCAAATGAGATGATTTTAAACTCCAAGGAGTGTGTTCTCAAGTCCCAGGGTGCCAGTAGAAAACAAAAGCCACAATACCAGCCAGAAGCTATTCGAGCAAGTTCCACAGATCATATGGTCTTGGCCAGAGACAAGCACTTATTGTTGTGAGAAAACTCAAGGTCAGCACAGTACTTGCAGTTCCACTGCCCCATGCTCCCTTACACAAAGGATCCTAGTTATCTACTGAGAAGTTGCAATTATTCCCCAGCTTGCCATTTCAGCCTTACAGGCCACTTCTCCCACTCCAGAGAATTCAGCTAGTTTGGACATTCCTGAATAACAACCCCAAATAATGTTTGTTTTCTGGCTTACTTTTATATGACATCCTAAAAGAtggaaaaggcttccctggtgactagtaaagaatccacctgtaatgcaggagaacacccgcaatgcagaagacacatgggtttgattcctgggttgggaagatcttctggagaaggagctggcaacccactccagtattcttgcctgagaaatccccaggacagaggagactggtgggctacagttcatggtatctcaaagagttggacacgacttagtgactaaaccaccaactaacaaaagatgaagaaagcaaaaaataatagtgtgtgtgtgctcacttgtgtccgactctttgtgacccccatgggctatagcatgccaggctcctctgtttgtggaattttccaggcaagaatactgtagtgggttgccatttccttctccagtggatcttcctaacccagagactgaacctgtgtctcttgtgcctcctgcattggcaggcaggttctttaccattgcgccacctaggaagcccaaaataGTAAGCTAGAAGAGATTTCAGCTTAAGTGTGATTTTTAGATAAGCATTGCCAGATAAAAGTACACAGTTAAGAGGAGAAGgattctaaatccagcctgatttttttaaagaaataccttTAAAATACTCGGCCAGTGTAATGCTTTCTCTGATCTATAAGTTTCaccctctttcccttcttttgctCTCAGTAGCCAGCCGAGACTTCTGAAATGGAGAAGTACCTCTGCTGGTCCTTGCTGGTACTTCAGAATGAGCTCTTTCTTGCAAAAAAAGActtttcttgactttttcttgtAAAAGAATGTGCTGTGgattaaaacaagagaaaatcacACTTGTGCACACCAGCCTGATCCTAACCACCGAGAGAGCAGCTTGGCCTCTTCTGTTAATCTTCCTGGAGGTAGCCAGGTCTGCAGCGGTAGGCCAGTCCATTATCTATAATATGATCATAAATACTTATCACCTCTTCTGTCAAAGAAGTCCCATTGCTTCATAGGCATTATCTTAACACCCTCCAAATGTCTTCAAAAGGATGTTAGTCAGCTGAGAGTGAGTTAATTATAAATAGGCACTAAGTTTCTCCTTCTTGCATCTCATTAAACTACAAGAAATCTCAATTCAGCTTAATATTAATACAACTGCTCTATTGGATTAGCAACTCCTAAATGACAGGCTGTGGGCTCCCATTTCCTTTGTATTCCCCGGTGGGCATTAAACATTCTGGTTCTCCATAAAAAGGATGACTTTAATTAGTCTCACTGACTCACCAACCAAACTACAAACCCAATGCACAAGCCCACTATGGGTCGGAAAGGGAGAGTCAGCACCTCCAATTCCTCTGTGAACCATCAGGGTTAAAACATTTCCCTGTCATCTGCTTTCCAGAAAGGGTTTAGTGTTCTTGAGTGGTAACACATTCCCTCCCTTTGATCTGATTTTTGGGGAAAGAGGAGAGCTGGTCCTATCTGTTAAAGACCTAATGTGACCCGTTTTAGTCTGGGAAGGGCTTTAAAGATCACTTACTTAGGAAAGGGCAAATAGGTGTCAACCCTTGGTAACTGGCTTCCTGGGGTCCTGCACTGAGAGGCACCCCTCCCCCCGACCTCACCAGTGAGCTCCAGGGAAGCTGCTGTGATCCATGTACAAGTCTGCCACCAACCCCGGGCTCAGGAGGGGGCCAGGGCACAAAGCCATGTATTTGCCATCCCTGGGCTGATTGTATGACAAAGAGCTAGCAATTCCTAGTCTACTGTTTTCCTTAATTTAGTTTTTCAAAAAGTAGAAGTCACagcagtcataaaaaaagaaaaaaaacaatatttatgtttttacaaCAACAGTTTTAAGGAAAATAGATGTTCCCTGAAAAAGACACTGGCAGAGGTCCTCACTGGTGTTCCTAGAGACAGTCAAAGGCAGAATTTCTAGACACATCTTCACCTACACCCTGACAAGGACCACCACTAAGAGCCTCATGGGTGAGAGGACTGAGAAGGACTGGGGGGTTCTTCTGTGGTTCCTGGCTTCTGCTATTAGACTTCACAGGgatcagggaaagaaaagaaacagatttgagAATCACTTAAAAGGGAGCGAttcctgaacttccctggtggtacaggggataagaatccgcctgtcagtgtagggacacgggttcgatccctggtctgggaagattccacatgccgtggagcaactaaggcctGCTCATATCACGACTGCTGAGCCCGTGTGGAGCAACTGCTCAGGCcagtgcgcctagagcctgtgctctgcaacaagagaagccactacgatgagaagcctgcgcactgcaatgagtagcccctgctcgccacagctagagaaaagcctgcaaagcaatgaagacccagtgcaaccaaaaattaataaaaatttttaaaaagatgtaaaaaaaaaaagtgattcccAAAGCCAAAGAAAAgtattaaacagaaaaatcaatgtGATGCTCATTTTGATAGGGGGAATAATGGAGAATCAGTTTCTTGAACTTGAGCTAGCAAAGCTCTTAGATCAGTCAGTCAATAGTATTCACATGTTTTCTGCTCTGTTCTTAACACTGATGGACCAAATGGGCACACACAAGGCAAATGACATGGTTCCTTTCCCCGCAAGCTTATAtaatctctctgcctctcccctgcGGTGGGTTTGGGCGCCAGAGGCCAGGTCAGGCCTCTGGAGAGCAGCTGGCCTCCCAACATCTACTCTGTGTTGTCAGCCAACTGCTCCCAGGTGAGAGGAACGTTTTTGGCAGCAGCCGTAGTACACAGCAGGCAAGAGACCTtaagaaaaggcaagggagaggaggcaggcaTGTGATTCTGGAGACAAATAAACACAATTAGCTATGCtagaaacaaactgaaaagacTCAGTGGGAAGGCTGATTCCTTCTGCCAAGAgagaaaaaccaaaggaaaattcattttaaaagaaaccttttaCTTCCCCTTGGCAGCCAGAGCACCATGACAATCATATTTTCTGtgaagtccttttcattatgggctTTTCCACCCTTTCAAACACTAGCACAATCAAGGTTTTTGACTGCTTTATCAGTCTTGCTGCCCAAAGAGAATCCATGAATATTTCAGGTCGATCCTTTCATACCTGGAGATGACAATTGTAAGACTTTCACAGCCGTTCTGTCCCTGTGTACCTAAATAGACCCTACCTGTAAcaatgactgggtgactgaattcATAGAAATCAATAGTGTTGTCCCTAGGGGTCTATTTTTCCACTTCCAGAATCCAATCCTGTAGTGGAGGATTAGCTACAGCAGAGGGGTCTAATGGCTACCCTAACAGGATATGGTGTTTAATAGGACAGGCCCTGGAGTTAGGCaacttggatttgaatcctgactctgccttGGAtgaccttgctgctaagtcacttcagtcatgtccaacccttagcgaccccatggactgtagcccaccaggctgctccatccatgggattccccaggcaagagtactggagtggggtgccattgccttctgctgtgttcacctgctgctgctgctgctgcgtcacttcagttgtgtctgactctgtgcgaccccatagactgcagcccaccaggctcccccatccctgggattctccaggcaagaacactggagtgggttgccatttccttctccaatgcatgaaagtgaaaagtgaaagtgaagtcactcagtcgtgtcctactcttagcgaccccatggactgcagcctgccaggctcctccatccatgggattttccaggcaagagtactagagtggggtgccattgccttctccatgcatgaCCTTGGGAATATAATTTAACCTCCTTGTGCCTCACTgtcttcacctataaaataagGATATGGAGGTACCTGACTAATAGGGTTGTTGACATTTAAAGAATTACGATAAAAGAGCCCTCATCTTTTAGAAATCCATTCTGAAATGCTCACAGATCATGGCTCACAGATCATGATGGCTGGGGTTTGCTTCAAAATCGTCTGGAGGTAAGGTGTATGCAGAGAAGTTGGCCATGAGTTGGTAACTGTTGAAGCTGCGGGATGGTTGCACATGGAGGTATATTCTACCATTCTATCCGCCTCTGCCGGAAATGTTCCATAATAGTAAGTTTAAGAGAGAGGGATGATAGTACAGATAAAAACTGCTAGCACACATGTGCTCAACTAATGCGATCTGCCCTAGATCAGAGGAAGCCTCGAGGCTGTCGTTCCCAGGTCCAAAAGTCAGGGATGCCTGCCTCGCTAGAGACATGGGTGGGCTCTGGGACAAGCAAGGTGGCGGGTCAGGGGGTTGCAGCTGAGATCTTCACTGTCACTCTAGGCTACCCATTATTGCCCAGCATTTTCATTATCAAAcctgtttgtggtttttttttggctgcactgtgaagcatgtgggatcttagttccgtaCCGCCTGCAGTAGcagtgccaagtcttaaccactgaggacgtgttgtgtgtgttttagtcattaagtcgtgtccgactcttgcgatcccatggactgtgcctgccaggctcctctgtccatgggattctccaggcaagaatactaaagtcggttgctatttccttctccgggggatcttcccgacccaggaattgaacccgggtctagtcaaggctatggtttttcccgtggtcatgtatggatgtgagagttggactgtgaagaaggctgagcaccgaagaattgatgcttttgaactgtggtgttggagaagactcttgagagtcccttggactgcaaggagatccaactagtccatcctaaaggagatcagtcctgggtgttcattgga
This genomic window from Bos mutus isolate GX-2022 chromosome 23, NWIPB_WYAK_1.1, whole genome shotgun sequence contains:
- the LOC106700879 gene encoding translation machinery-associated protein 7, whose amino-acid sequence is MDGPVAGSGEGVAGAVSGRKGGKKKPLKQPKKQAKEMDEEDKAFKQKQKEEQKKLEELKAKAAGKGPLATGGIKKSGKK